The DNA region AAGATCAGCTCCTGGCCGAACGGACTCCCGCTCCCGCTCCGCCGTTCGACTCCGAGAAGCTGCAAGGGGGTCTTGGCCCGATGGAGAAATGCCGCCTCGCTGGCGTCGATCCCCGCCGCCTGGGCCTCCGCTTCCAAGCGGATCCGCGCCTTCTCGTAGGATGCGCCCGCCACGGCGGGGCCTAACGAAACGATCCGGCTCCAGTATTCGGTCGCCCGGGAAACATTCTTCTGCTCCTCTGCGAGCTCGCCTTGTTGTTCTAAGACGGCGGGGTTTTGCGGATCGAGCTCTTCGGCGCGCGAGAGGGCGGCGCGGGCCAGATCCCGGTCACCCTCGTTCCGGAAGCGTTTGGCTTCCTGGAGCAGGGCGGCCACTCGTTCGCCGTTGGTCAGGGCGGGAGGGGCCAGGCGCCCGCCTGTAGGGCGCGGATCGAGGAGCAGCGAGAGGGAGTGGCCGTCATCATGGGTCGACGGAAGGGGTGCCCGCGGGGCTAAAAGCGACGGGATCGGCGAGTCTTGTGCCGTAGACCCGGCCGCGGAGGCGGGCATCAGAGCGGGAGCCTGCGTGTCTCCCTTGATCCGGTGGCGGAACCAAAAAACCGAGAGAAGGGCGATCCCTTGGAGGCCTACCACGAGGGCGGCAAAACGGAGGGACCAGGAGTAGATCTTGGAGGCTGCCGGCTTCGGGGATGGCGGCGGGCGCTGCGGGGCAGTCGAGCCGCGCGGCTCCGGAAGCGGGGAGACCTCGGTCGGCTCCTCTTCTGGGGGTGCCGGCGGGGAAGCAGAAGCGCCGGCAACCGGTGCGGGGCGCAGGCCGAGAAGGGATCCGGAAGGGGAGGAGGTCGGCGGAGGCGGGGGAAGAGATAGATCCGGCCGGCGCGCCGCCAGAAGGAGGGGCAATCGCCTGGCCGCGGCCCGCAGAGCGGCTGCGTCGATGGCCTTGGCTGCTGCAACCGGCTCCGAGGTGGGCGTCGTCGGTGCGATCGAGGCGGGGGACGAGGCGAAGGAAGGCGTTGATTCTCGATTCGGCGCGGCTAAGCTAGCTGCGTCAACCTCTTTCTGATCTTGCATGGAAAAACCCACGCCGAACAACCCGATACGGGAGCCGACGGACCGCGAACTAGTCCTGTCCCTGCAGAATGGGGATCTTGGCGCGTTCGATCAGCTTGTCAAGAGGTATCAAGCCCGGCTCTATCGGGTGATCTATGGGGTCCTGCTGCATCATGAGGACACGAATGACGTTCTCATGGAAACACTTGTGAAGGCATATCGCAATATCGGCCGGTTTCGGATCGGAGCATCCTTCTATACCTGGATTTATCGGATCGCGATCAACGCCGCGATCAGCTACCGGAGAAAGACCGCCCGCTTCCGGCAGGCCGGCGGGGCCGGGAGCCAGGCGGATGACGAAGAGAAGATGCCGGAGGCCTTCGTGGACGAGCCGGCGGGAAAGGAGGCGCTGCGCAAGATGGAGCTTCAGGAGCTGCACCAGGAGATCGAGCGGGCGCTCTCTCAGTTGAGCGAGGCCCATCGCGCGGTGGTCACCCTCTTTGATATCGAAGGGTTGAGCCATGCGGAAATCGCCAAGATCGTGGGGTGCAGCGAAGGAACCGTTCGCTCTCGGCTCTTTTACGCCCATAAACGTTTGCGAGAATCGCTGCGTAATTATGTTTGACGTCGGAGTTGAGAGCGGAGCAAAGTTTGAGGTCAACGATGAACGGGCAGCAAGAGAATGAAACGAAATTGAACGAGCAGTTGCGGTTTTTTTTCAGCCGTAGACTGGCGGAGAGGGCGACGCCCGAGTATTTCGAGGAAATGCTGGGGCAGGTGCATCGCAGGCTGCATCAAGATCTTGTGCAACAGCCTAGCTGGTGGGAACGGCTAGGGGACCTGCTCGCTCCTTTCTCCCCGGGGTTGCGCCCGCTGCTCGTTCGGTTCGCGTTGCCAGCGATCCTGCTCACCGCGGGCGCGGGCTTCCTGCTGCAACATGACCGCGCCGGGGAGCAGTCCCTCGCCCGTTCCCAGGCGGTCGAAGCCTCTTCAGCGGCGAGCCTCGCCGACGCGAGCCCGGCCCTGCTCGCGAAGGTGAAGGAAGAGAGCAGGCGGTCCCTAGTCGCGCCGGCAAGGGGCTCGGGAGTCAGGGAGGAAATGGCAACTAAGGCGAAAGACCCGGAGAATGGAGGACGATCGTTCGTGAGTGTGCTCCCCGTCCGGTATGAAGCCAGCGTTGACTTTTAACCACTCCCTCTGCGCAGCCGTTCTCCTTTCCTTGTCGGGTGCAGGTTCCTGCCTGGCAGGACAGGAGTCGGTATCGTCGCTGGCATCGGACGTCGGTCGAATTTTCCGCACCGCCAGGCATGCGGTCGTACGCGTGCGGGTCCGGCACGAATCGACGGATGCGGTCTGCAGCGGGTTCTTCATCGATGCGAACGGCACGGTCGCGACGGTTTCCGAACTGGTATCCCCGGGACAGGAGATCCGCGTGGAGTCGGAAAGAGGGGTTCTACCCGCGGTTCTCCTCGGGCAGGACAGCCGGACCGGTTTGGCCCTTTTGCGGACGCCGTCGAACGGGCCGACCCCATTTCTCCGGGTTGCCGGGGACACGGAGCCCGAGGCGGGATCCTTCGTCGTAGGAGTGGGCTATCCCTTTAACCTCTCCGCTTCGCCGATCGTCGGACTGGTTTTGGGCTCGGACCGGCAGTTCCAGGACCGCCTCTTTTGTGTCTCCCATATCCGCGTCGATATGACCATCAGCCCGGGGGAGCTAGGAGCCCCCCTGCTCGATCTTCAGGGCCGCGTGATCGGAGTGGCCACGATGGTCGTCAACGAGGGAAGGTGGGCCTACGCGCTGCCGGTACGGGCTGTGAAGCGCGTGGTCGCCGACTTGCGCCGGTACGGGCGTGTGCGGTATGCATGGGCCGGAATCGGGGTATCTCGGGTCGGAGGGGACCGGGGGGAGAGCTTTGTCGCCATCACCCGGCTTTTCCCCAACTCGGCGGCGAGAGCCAGCGGGCTGCAGGAAGGAGACCGGCTGGAGCAGATCAACGGCAAGCCGGTCCATCATCTGTCGGACGTGGTGGACGCCTCTTTTTACGCTCCGGTAGGCCGTCCGATGGTCATCGCCGTCTCGCGAAACGGGAAAATCGAGCGCTTTTCTCTGCTGGTGGGTGACCGGCCGGCGGACAATCCGGGAGGAGCGCCGGGCTCGTCCCCGGCGACGGCCGAAGCCTCGCCGACTGCACCTCCATCGGCGGGATCGGCGGAGAAAACGGGAGGCGGTGCCAATTAGCGTGCTCTGCGAGCACTCCGGCTATCCGGGAGGCGAAAGGGGCGGATTACGCCGGTCGGAGGAGAGAGGCCGTGCGCGAGGCCGCCTAGGCGGATCGTTGCGATGGCGGACAGAGAGAGCCAAAACCCTGTGGTGATTCCGGCCGACCCGCCGCCCCGGACGCGACCGACGGTGGTGCCGTACGGCGGGATCGGGGGACTCCTTTTTTGGGTCAGCGTTTCCGTCTTTCTCGGGATCGGAACCTTCCACTTTTATCGTCTCTTCACGGTTCGCGATCGCGAAGCGCGGGCCTTGCAGGGAGACTCGGAGCTTCTCCGGAGAGAAAACCAGAAGATGCGCGCGGTCGTCGATCAGCTGCAAACCGAGCTCAGCCAAACGGGCACCCTCTTGCGGCTCCAGCAGGACCTCTTGAGCCAGGCCCCGGCGGCGAACGGAGCCGGGCAGAAGGTCGAAGAGAAGGGCGAAGCGTTAACCCCTTCGCAAACCCTGGAGCTTCGCGCCCTGGAGGAACGGCTCGACAAGGCGTTGGCCGCCCGGATCTCCGCCAAGGAAGCCTCGATCCTCCCGCAAGAAAGGGGGGTTGTCATCGCCCTCGACTCGCGTGTGCTCTTTCCGGGAGCCGGCCCCAAGATCGGAGCTCCCGGCGAGGCGCTTCTCCATGAAGTCGCGGCCGGCCTGCAGCCGATCCTGGGATCGGCGGAAGTGCGGATCGTGGCGTTCGCCGATTCTGCGCCGGCGGTCCCCGGCGCCCGCAAGAACGCCGCAGGCAACTGGGAAGCTTGCTCCCTGCGTTCGGCGGCCGTGGCCAAGGCCTTGGTCGAGGTCGAGCACCTGCCGGCCGGTCAAGTCGTGGCCTCCTGCCGCGGGGCCGTGCCCGTCGCGGAGAGCGGTAGCGCGGACAACCAGGGATATTCCGGGCGCCGGTTGGAAATCGGCATCTTCCTGGACAAAACGCCGGTGACAGCCGAGGCGAGCCCGGACCGCGGGCCGGTCAGCGGCCGCCAAGGTGAAAGGTAGACATCTTCAGCCGGGCTTCCTTCGCCTTCCTTCGGCGGCGATCGGAAGGTTTTTCGAAGGCACGCCGCGCGCGCGCTTCGCGTAGGGTTCCTTCGCGGTCGAGCTTGCGTTTGAGCCGTCGGAGAGCCTTGTCGATCGACTCCCCTTTCTTCACTCGGACTTCGGTCATTAGCCTCCAGTTTCCTTTGTTGCCGTTACGGGAAATCGCGCCTCTTTTTCCCGAAAATTAGTTTTCCTCGGCTTCCGTATCGGGGAACAACACGGCTGCACCCGTGACACGGCCTTCGCGCAGGGCGCTTAGCGCCTCGTTCGCGTGCGCGAGCGGATACGAGCGGAAGTGAGTACGAAAATGGATCTCTCCTGCTAAGGAAAAGAATTCTTCGCCGTCCTGCCGCGTCAGGTTGGCTACCGACACGATCTCCCTTTCTTCCCAAAGCAGGCGGTAGGGAAAGGAGGGAATATCGCTCATGTGGATCCCTGCGCAGATGACTTTCCCCCCGCGATCGACGGCCCGCAGGGCGGCCGGAACCAGATCGCCGACAGGCGCGAAGAGGATGGCCGCCTCAAGAAGGTCGGGCGGAGAGTCGGTGGAGGCGCCTGTCCAGACCGCGCCTAGGTCGCGAGCCAAGGACTGCGCCGCGACGTCGCCCGGGCGGCTGAAGGCGTAGACCTCTTTCCCTTGGGCGACGGCGAGCTGGACCAACAGATGCGCGGCTGCGCCGAATCGTAGAACCCCAGCCTCTTGGCCGACTGCGCCTTCCGGTAGGATCGGTACCCGATGAGCCCGGCGCAGAGAAGAGGGGCCGCTTCTCCGTCGGAGTATCCCTCGGGCAGAGGAAAAGCGAAACGCTCGTCGGCCGACACGTATTCGGCGTACCCGCCGTCCCGGGTGTAACCGGTGAATTCCGGATGCTCGCAGAGATTTTCGCGCCCGCTGCGGCAGAAACGGCAGGACCCGCAGGTCCTGCCCAGCCAAGGAATTCCGACGCGATCACCCACCGAAAATCGGTGCGCCCCCGGGCCGGAGCGGACGACCACCCCTACGATCTCATGGCCGGGAACGAGCGGCAATTTCGGCTTCGGGAGCTCTCCATCGATGACGTGGAGATCAGTCCGGCAGACGCCGCAGGCCAGCACGCGGACGAGGATCTCCCCCTCGCGGGGTTCGGGCGTCGGCAGCTCGCTCTCCACCAGAGGCTTGCCCGGTCCGGGCCACACCATGGCTTTCATCGATCGAAGAAAGATTTCCTTTTCCGCGTTCGCGCGGTTGAAAACACCCAGACTATCCCGCCGGCCCCGCGCCGTCAACCGGATCCCCTCCTGGAGTCTTGACGAACGCGCAAGCGAGCCCCTACGCTTCGCGAATCAGCTCGAAAGCCGGTTCGGGAGAACCGGCCTGGAGCCTGGGAGCAACAAAAGCGACAATCGGGCTGGTCGGAAGATCTCATGCAGATAGACACCTTGATCACGGCGGACTTGGGACACCTGAAGGCTTACCGGGTGTCGACGGACGAACTCTCCGGAAAGACTCATATCCAGCTCCTGGAAGACCGGGTCCTTCCGGACGCGCACAAGAAATTGACGGACATGGAAACCGATGTGCCCGGGCGCTATTCGGTCCGAACCGGAAAAGTCGTCCTCGGGCGCCCTGCCGGAGAGCTGAACAACCTGGAGTTGGAAATCCGCAAGCGGCTCCTCTGCCAGCTCGCCCGGGAGATCGAAGCGCTCCTGGAGCGGGAGGGCGGCCAGGTCAAGCGCTGGGGCTTGGCCGTCGGCGCCGAGCTGCTCCCCAGGCTCCTGGAGAGGCTCTCCCCCGCGGTCCGGGGGAAGCTGGTGAAGACGATTCCCGGCGACTTGACGAAGCTCGACAAGGACCAGGTGCTCGCCCGGTTCATCGGGTAGAGCCGCCGGGGCCGCTCCGGCGCCGGGCGGGACGACGGCTGCCGCCTGGCTCGAAAAGATCGGCCAGGCGCAGACGGCGGAGCATCGATCGCTTCTTGGTCTGATGCGCTTCCATCCTTTGCAGGACATCGTGCAGGAAGCGGAGCGTCTCTTCGATGTGAGGCCCTTTGTTCAGAATCACGCATTCCGAACGCTCCGCCATGGCCGCGTCGGTGACTTTCGCCCGGGAAGGGAGCCCGATCGTCGCAAGAGTTTCCAAGACCTGAGTAGCCCGGATTACGGGAAGATGGGCGGCTTCCGCGACCCAAAGGATTTCCTCCTGGACCTCCGCCAGCCGCTCGTAGCCGCATTCGACCGCCAGATCCCCTCGGGCGATCATCACCCCCACCGACGGGCTCTCCATGGCGGTGAGCAGGATCGCCGGGAGCGGATTCTTCGGGCCGGCGCGAAAACCTGGCGGCACCAGCCGGACCCGGCTACCGCTCTGGAGCAGCAGGAATGAGCCGGCATCGCCGAGCGCCTGGGGAAAGGCAGCCCGCGGGGCGGGATGCTCCGGCCGGGGCGCCGGATCGAAGGGAGAGAAAGCCGTCTCTTCCGATACCGTGCCTCCTTGGTCCGCTTCGGCAAGGAGGCCGTCCGGGAGCCGCTCCACGATCCGGAGGAAACGGGGCCTTCCCCGCATACCGAAAAAAGAGAACCTCCCATCCGGGAGCCAGGCGCTCGAGCCATTCCTCGGGGAAAAGCAGCGCGGCTGCGATCCCCTCGGGCATGCGGCCGCCGGGCGATTCCGGCGCGAGCCGGAATCCGAGCGGGCGCCAGCAACCGTCCGAATCGGTCGCTCGCTCTGGCTTCCAGCTGCAAAAACGCGGCCCCTGGCGGATTTCGCCGGTCCTCAACTTCGGGTCCCGCCAGGTCCATGAGGATGCGGATCGTCCTGCCCCTCTCCCGCGCCGCCCGGCGGAGATTCTCCACCATTCGCGCCCAGACGGATTCGCTGTCGTGGGCGCAGTGGATGCGGGCGATGTCCATGCCGGCCTCCAGGATCCGGCGGGCAAGCTCGGGATCCTGAGCGGTTTCGGCCGGCATCGTCACCATGACGGACGAGTTCCGGCCCCTGGGCTTCGGTCCCAGCAGGGCGGCCGTATGGGCCTCCAAGAGCCCGGCGCTTTCGAGCGGGCTGAGCGGAAGACCCGACCGGAGCAGCCGCGCGGGAACCTCCGCGCCCATGGCGCGGATGACGGCCAGAAGGGTCAACAGCACGCAGCCTTCCGCCCGGCCGAGCGAAGAAAGTCCTCGATCGGCCAGCCCCTCTTGGATCTCCCGCAAGTCGAAGCGGCGGAGGGCGAGGTAGTGCACCCGGTTGCGCGCGCTCGCCCGGTGGCGGGGGTGGACTTTCTCGATCAAGCTCCGGAACTTCTCCTCCAGCGCGAGCATCGCGTCCGCGATCTCGACGAGCTTTTGGATCAGCTCCCCGGGACTCACCCGGCCTCCGGCCGCACGATCGCGATGCTGGCGGAGGTGCCCAGCCGCGTCGCTCCGGCGGCGACGAGCCGCAACGCCGCGGCCCGGTCCCGAATCCCGCCCGAAGCCTTGATCGGCATCTCCGGACCGACCGTCGACCGGATCAGCGCGACGGCTTCGGGAGTGGCTCCGCCGAAGCCGAACCCGGTAGAGGTCTTCAGGAAAGCCGCGCCTCCGCGCGCGGCGCGAAGGCAGGCGGAGCGGATTTCGGTCTCCGTGAGCGCGCCGACTTCCAGGATCGCCTTGACCGGATGAGGGGCGGCCGCTTCCACCACGGCCGCGACGTGGGCTTCGACAACGTCCCAATGCCCCCCTTTGACCGCTCCGAGCGGGATCACCATGTCGAGCTCATCGGCTCCCTCCTGCACGGCGATTTCGGCCGCGCGCGCCTTCAGCCGCAGGCACGACGCGCCGTGGGGGAAATCGATCACGGTGCAAAGCCGCACTCGGGTTCTCTCGAGTCGGCGACGCGCCTCCGCGAGCCACATCGAATGGACGCAGACCGCATGGAATCCGTAGAGGGAGGCCTCCCGGCAGAGCCGGACGATATCTTCCGCGCGCGCTTCGGGCCGCAGCAGCGTGTGGTCGATCAGAGAGGCGAGCCTTTTCCCCGTCTCATCGAGCTGGGGAGCCTCGGTCGGCTCCTTCATTTCGGGCCTTCCGGACATTAGGGTTGCGCGTCCGATCGGTGCCGGGGGAGATAGCCCGTCATCGACGGCTCCTGCGCCCGGGATGCGTCACCGTCCGCAAAGCCGATCTCGCCCTGCACTTCGAGCCGTTCGGTGAATTTGGGCCGTTTCTCGACTTCGTCCAAATAGCGGAAGAATTCGTCGGCGGTCTCAAAAAGGTGTCCCTTTTCGACGTACGAGTCGGTCGTGAACGGCGAGAAGCCTCCCGGGAAGATCATGTAACGGGCCTTCATGTAGTCCCGGGCATGGCCGAGCTCGTCCATCATGCCGGCGGAAAGCGGGGGACGCTCCGGATAGGGATGAATCGCGACCACGGCATCGACCTTTCCGACATACCAATGCAGGTCGCGGTGGACGGTGTAGGCGTAGATGACTTCGCGATCGATGGGGGAGTCGAACTCCCGCGCGATCTCGACCGTTTGTGGATCGATGACGACCGCGTATTCCCGCAGCCGCTGGATCACGCTGTTGATAGCTTGCCGCATTGACGGATCCGCATGCGTCATCGAGTAGCTGACGTAGACGACCCAGGGCCGGGGATAGCAGACCAGCTTGTAGAGCGCGTCGGCGGGTTCGTTGACCGCCAGAACATAATGAGGGATTCCCATGTAGCGGGCCCAATCCTCGGAAAGCGACACCTCCTCGTTCATCCAGGAGAGAATCTCGTAGATGGTGTGATGGCGCTCCTTGAGGGCCTGGAGGAAGCGGTCGGGATGGTCGAGGGACTCGAGCTCCTTCTTGATGACCCATTCGGCTTCGATCAAGGTCACGACGACGTCGGGCGCGATAAAATCCCGAATAATCCTCTGATCCTTGAACTTCCGGTTGATTCGGTTCCATTCGATCGTCGCCGGCAGGCGCACGATCACGTCCGTGCACCCCTGCTTGGCGATCTCGTAGCCGATCTTCTCGTACTCCCGCTCGCGGGTGAGCTCGAAGACATAGTCGGTCGTTCCCAAAAGCCGCTCCAGCGGCTTTTTTCCCTGCTTGGTGAACTCCCGCACCGCATCGAAGATCCGGATCTCCCTTCCGTTCTGCTTCCCCAGAGCGACGACCTTTTGCAGGTAGAGGGCGTCGCTCATGCCGGCCACCATGCCTGTAACCAAGACTTTCATGAGGCCACTCCTCAAAGAAATTTAGCGCAGGGGGAGCGGCTGCGATAGATCCTCCACTTCGGCCGCCTTCCGTCCCGGCTTCCCCCCGCCTCCCTCCCGGTCGCGCCGCAGCGACACGGCGACCCCTTCGGCATGGGGAAACGGGAACTTTTCCAGGACGACCGAAACGCTCCTCACCTTGGATCGGCACAGGACGGCGTCGGCGATCTCCTCGGCCAACCGCTCCAGGAGGTTGCGGGGCGGGGAGGCGGCGAGCCGCCGGATGTCGCGGGCCAGCTCGTCGTAGTCGACGGTTTCCTCGAGCCGGTCCGAACGGGCGGCTCCCGAGAGGTCGCCCACCTCGAGTCGCAGCGAGACCCGCAAGGGCTGCGGCCGGCTTCGTTCCGCCTCGGTGACCCCGATCCGGCTTTCGAGCCATAGCCCTCGGACTTCAATCGTGTCCTTCCGGGTTTCGCCGGCTTCCGGCCCTGGCGTCGCCGGCGCGGAGGTCTTTGGCGGGAAAGCGGAAAAATAGGCTTCCTCCAGGGTGAGCCAGACGAATCGGCCGACACCCGGCTCGCGGCTGGCCCGGGAACCGGCGACGTTGAGCACGCCGATCCGGTGTTCTTCCAGGAAGGTGCGTAGCGCCTCCGCCGGC from Methylacidimicrobium sp. AP8 includes:
- a CDS encoding lipopolysaccharide assembly protein LapB, encoding MQDQKEVDAASLAAPNRESTPSFASSPASIAPTTPTSEPVAAAKAIDAAALRAAARRLPLLLAARRPDLSLPPPPPTSSPSGSLLGLRPAPVAGASASPPAPPEEEPTEVSPLPEPRGSTAPQRPPPSPKPAASKIYSWSLRFAALVVGLQGIALLSVFWFRHRIKGDTQAPALMPASAAGSTAQDSPIPSLLAPRAPLPSTHDDGHSLSLLLDPRPTGGRLAPPALTNGERVAALLQEAKRFRNEGDRDLARAALSRAEELDPQNPAVLEQQGELAEEQKNVSRATEYWSRIVSLGPAVAGASYEKARIRLEAEAQAAGIDASEAAFLHRAKTPLQLLGVERRSGSGSPFGQELIFRFRIAASPRSKIALDQISYQFYAYDQIDAGIIVPTNARLTVGFENAFPRWGANGVEVLRVTYRLDHPVPHQRFYGYVFRLFYSGLLQDQRADPPELLVRLPTARRN
- a CDS encoding RNA polymerase sigma factor, whose product is MEKPTPNNPIREPTDRELVLSLQNGDLGAFDQLVKRYQARLYRVIYGVLLHHEDTNDVLMETLVKAYRNIGRFRIGASFYTWIYRIAINAAISYRRKTARFRQAGGAGSQADDEEKMPEAFVDEPAGKEALRKMELQELHQEIERALSQLSEAHRAVVTLFDIEGLSHAEIAKIVGCSEGTVRSRLFYAHKRLRESLRNYV
- a CDS encoding S1C family serine protease; translation: MTFNHSLCAAVLLSLSGAGSCLAGQESVSSLASDVGRIFRTARHAVVRVRVRHESTDAVCSGFFIDANGTVATVSELVSPGQEIRVESERGVLPAVLLGQDSRTGLALLRTPSNGPTPFLRVAGDTEPEAGSFVVGVGYPFNLSASPIVGLVLGSDRQFQDRLFCVSHIRVDMTISPGELGAPLLDLQGRVIGVATMVVNEGRWAYALPVRAVKRVVADLRRYGRVRYAWAGIGVSRVGGDRGESFVAITRLFPNSAARASGLQEGDRLEQINGKPVHHLSDVVDASFYAPVGRPMVIAVSRNGKIERFSLLVGDRPADNPGGAPGSSPATAEASPTAPPSAGSAEKTGGGAN
- the rpsU gene encoding 30S ribosomal protein S21, whose translation is MTEVRVKKGESIDKALRRLKRKLDREGTLREARARRAFEKPSDRRRRKAKEARLKMSTFHLGGR
- a CDS encoding host attachment protein; this encodes MQIDTLITADLGHLKAYRVSTDELSGKTHIQLLEDRVLPDAHKKLTDMETDVPGRYSVRTGKVVLGRPAGELNNLELEIRKRLLCQLAREIEALLEREGGQVKRWGLAVGAELLPRLLERLSPAVRGKLVKTIPGDLTKLDKDQVLARFIG
- the deoC gene encoding deoxyribose-phosphate aldolase, whose amino-acid sequence is MKEPTEAPQLDETGKRLASLIDHTLLRPEARAEDIVRLCREASLYGFHAVCVHSMWLAEARRRLERTRVRLCTVIDFPHGASCLRLKARAAEIAVQEGADELDMVIPLGAVKGGHWDVVEAHVAAVVEAAAPHPVKAILEVGALTETEIRSACLRAARGGAAFLKTSTGFGFGGATPEAVALIRSTVGPEMPIKASGGIRDRAAALRLVAAGATRLGTSASIAIVRPEAG
- a CDS encoding YpsA SLOG family protein, with the translated sequence MGQDRRSPLQKIVSGGQTGADRAALDWAMAHGIPAGGWCPLGRRSEEGAIPERYPLRETPGSDYAERTLWNVRDSDGTAIFTLDPVLTGGSRLTAAEAARLHKPWIHLHSGTPRPAEALRTFLEEHRIGVLNVAGSRASREPGVGRFVWLTLEEAYFSAFPPKTSAPATPGPEAGETRKDTIEVRGLWLESRIGVTEAERSRPQPLRVSLRLEVGDLSGAARSDRLEETVDYDELARDIRRLAASPPRNLLERLAEEIADAVLCRSKVRSVSVVLEKFPFPHAEGVAVSLRRDREGGGGKPGRKAAEVEDLSQPLPLR